The Raphanus sativus cultivar WK10039 chromosome 2, ASM80110v3, whole genome shotgun sequence genome includes a region encoding these proteins:
- the LOC108843108 gene encoding probable acyl-activating enzyme 4, with amino-acid sequence MELLLPHPSNSSPLTVLGFLDRAASVYGDSPSLVHATTTHTWSETHSRCLRVASTLSSSSLGINRGQVVSVIGHNVPSVYELQFAVPMSGAVLNNINPRLDAHALSVVLRHSESKLVFVDHQSSSLVLEAVSFLPKNEKPRLVLLQDDSNTSDIANMSTSSSADVDFLDTYEGVMERGDSEFKWVRPNNEWNPMVLNYTSGTTSSPKGVVLSHRAVFMSTVNSLLYWSMPNRPVYLWTLPMFHANGWGYTWATAAVGATNICVRRVDAPTIFELIDKHQVTHMCAAPMVLNMLTNYPARKQLNRPVQVMTAGAPPPATVISSAENLGFNVSHGYGLTETGGLVVTCAWKPEWDGLGQDERAKLKSRQGIRTAVFAEADVLDTLTGKSVKRDGVTVGEIVFRGGSVMLGYYKDPEGTAGCMRGDGWFYTGDIGVMHPDGYLEVKDRSKDVIICGGENISSTEVETVLYTNQAVKEAAVVAKPDKMWGETPCAFVSLKCGDDGGAVTEREIREFCKKKLPKYMVPRNVVFMEELPKTSTGKIQKFLLRQMAKSLP; translated from the exons atGGAACTTTTACTCCCACATCCTTCAAACTCATCTCCTCTGACTGTTCTCGGTTTCTTAGACCGAGCAGCCTCCGTTTACGGCGACTCTCCTTCCCTCGTCCACGCGACCACCACCCATACTTGGTCTGAAACCCACTCTAGATGTCTTCGTGTCGCTTCGACTCTTTCTTCATCCTCCCTCGGAATCAACCGTGGCCAAGTTGTCTCCGTTATTGGTCACAACGTCCCTTCTGTCTACGAGCTTCAGTTCGCTGTTCCAATGTCTGGCGCGGTCCTCAACAACATCAACCCTCGTTTGGACGCTCATGCACTCTCTGTTGTTCTGCGCCACAGTGAATCCAAGCTCGTTTTCGTTGACCATCAGTCGAGTTCTTTAGTCCTTGAAGCTGTCTCGTTCTTGCCCAAGAATGAGAAACCTCGTCTTGTCCTCCTCCAAGATGACAGCAACAC ATCGGACATTGCCAACATGTCAACCTCTTCGTCCGCTGACGTGGATTTTCTCGACACATACGAAGGTGTTATGGAGAGAGGAGACTCGGAGTTCAAGTGGGTCCGTCCTAACAACGAGTGGAACCCAATGGTGCTTAACTACACCTCGGGAACGACGTCGTCTCCCAAGGGTGTGGTACTTAGCCATAGAGCAGTTTTCATGAGCACGGTTAACTCTTTGCTCTACTGGTCTATGCCTAACCGACCAGTCTACCTATGGACACTACCGATGTTCCACGCCAACGGTTGGGGCTACACATGGGCCACAGCCGCTGTGGGGGCCACAAACATATGTGTCAGAAGAGTAGACGCTCCCACCATTTTCGAGTTGATAGACAAACACCAAGTGACTCACATGTGCGCCGCGCCGATGGTTCTCAACATGTTGACTAACTATCCAGCTCGGAAGCAGCTTAACCGACCGGTCCAGGTTATGACAGCCGGAGCTCCTCCTCCGGCCACGGTCATCTCCAGCGCCGAGAATCTAGGTTTTAATGTGAGTCACGGTTACGGGCTGACGGAAACTGGCGGTCTAGTTGTCACGTGCGCGTGGAAGCCCGAGTGGGACGGGCTAGGACAAGACGAGAGAGCAAAGCTCAAGTCAAGGCAAGGGATCAGAACCGCGGTGTTCGCGGAAGCTGACGTGCTGGACACGCTAACGGGAAAGAGCGTGAAGCGCGACGGAGTCACTGTGGGAGAGATCGTCTTCAGAGGCGGTTCAGTCATGTTGGGATACTACAAAGACCCGGAAGGCACCGCGGGGTGTATGAGAGGAGACGGATGGTTCTACACTGGAGACATTGGTGTGATGCACCCGGACGGTTACTTGGAAGTCAAGGATAGGTCAAAGGATGTGATCATATGCGGAGGAGAGAACATCAGCAGCACGGAAGTTGAGACGGTTTTGTACACGAACCAGGCGGTTAAGGAAGCGGCTGTGGTGGCTAAACCGGACAAGATGTGGGGAGAGACTCCGTGTGCGTTTGTGAGCTTGAAGTGTGGTGATGATGGTGGGGCTGTTACTGAGAGAGAGATAAGGGAGTTTTGTAAGAAGAAGCTACCGAAGTATATGGTTCCAAGGAATGTGGTTTTCATGGAGGAGCTTCCGAAGACTTCTACCGGAAAGATTCAGAAGTTTCTTCTTAGACAAATGGCTAAGTCTTTGCCTTGA